One stretch of Mycolicibacterium fallax DNA includes these proteins:
- a CDS encoding DUF2561 family protein, giving the protein MADRKPLGMLTDPSETADRAGVITCAVVWLIALALGVAAIVGLVDMATPEQAGVEETGGAVSTWWLWVIIAVSAVIIAGSIPLLVRARRAAESEPARRAVSRPVLRKAVDRDPPERSGAPQRAGLPAETLDRILLRGGVGVMTGAGLGMALVALGTLLMAEGYDTGAWVCIGVAGVITLALIAIPELFVKELKTAVADLDEDIEIPA; this is encoded by the coding sequence ATGGCTGATCGCAAACCGCTGGGCATGCTCACGGATCCGTCCGAGACCGCCGACCGGGCCGGCGTGATCACCTGCGCGGTGGTCTGGCTGATCGCGCTGGCGCTGGGCGTCGCCGCGATTGTCGGCCTGGTCGACATGGCGACCCCGGAGCAGGCCGGCGTGGAGGAGACCGGCGGCGCCGTCTCCACCTGGTGGCTGTGGGTCATCATCGCCGTCTCCGCGGTGATCATCGCCGGATCGATCCCGCTGCTGGTCCGGGCCCGTCGCGCGGCGGAGTCCGAACCGGCGCGTCGAGCGGTGAGCCGTCCGGTGCTGCGCAAGGCCGTCGACCGGGACCCGCCGGAGCGCTCCGGCGCCCCGCAGCGGGCCGGCCTGCCGGCCGAGACGCTGGACCGCATCCTGCTGCGCGGTGGCGTCGGTGTGATGACCGGCGCCGGCCTGGGCATGGCCCTGGTGGCGCTGGGCACGCTGCTGATGGCCGAGGGATACGACACCGGCGCGTGGGTGTGCATCGGGGTGGCCGGGGTGATCACGCTGGCGCTGATCGCGATCCCCGAGTTGTTCGTCAAGGAACTCAAGACCGCGGTGGCCGACCTCGACGAGGATATCGAGATCCCGGCCTGA
- a CDS encoding MmpS family transport accessory protein yields MSEAEPGDAAGGRHRDPNSGPADDATEIVGADDLGTNDLDDFAEAAEVEDPDPQTYHAYSAPESEHITSAPYVPAEIALYDYDNYDRVTEYEDVRPPRWPWVVGVTAIVAAIALVVSVSVLVTRTETRDTANQSTTTVAGPPVQDEITKHTPPPEPPPPPPPPPSEEPPPPPPPPPPPPETVTVTPPPPVVEPEPEPEPAPEPEPTTTTPPPTTTTRAAPRQVTYSVTGTKSPGDIITVTYVDANGRSKTLRNVYIPWSYTVTPISQSEIGSVQASSLFLVSRLNCSITTSDGQTLSSNQSNSAQTAC; encoded by the coding sequence ATGAGCGAGGCGGAGCCAGGCGATGCGGCCGGCGGCCGTCATCGGGATCCGAACTCCGGGCCGGCGGACGACGCCACCGAAATCGTCGGTGCAGACGACTTGGGCACCAACGACTTGGACGACTTCGCCGAGGCCGCCGAGGTTGAGGATCCGGATCCGCAGACCTATCACGCCTACTCGGCGCCGGAATCCGAGCACATCACCAGCGCACCGTATGTGCCGGCCGAGATCGCGCTCTACGACTACGACAACTACGACCGGGTCACCGAGTACGAGGATGTCCGGCCGCCGCGCTGGCCGTGGGTGGTCGGTGTCACCGCGATCGTCGCCGCGATCGCGCTGGTGGTGTCGGTGTCGGTGCTGGTGACCCGCACCGAGACCAGGGACACCGCGAACCAGTCGACGACGACCGTCGCCGGACCGCCGGTGCAGGACGAGATCACCAAGCACACCCCGCCGCCGGAACCCCCGCCGCCGCCCCCGCCGCCGCCGAGCGAGGAACCGCCACCCCCGCCTCCTCCTCCGCCACCACCCCCGGAGACGGTGACGGTGACCCCGCCGCCGCCGGTCGTCGAACCGGAGCCGGAGCCGGAGCCGGCGCCGGAGCCGGAGCCGACAACCACGACGCCGCCGCCGACCACCACGACCAGGGCCGCGCCCCGGCAGGTCACCTATTCGGTGACCGGCACCAAGTCGCCGGGTGACATCATCACCGTCACCTATGTCGACGCGAACGGACGCAGCAAGACACTGCGGAACGTCTACATCCCGTGGTCATATACGGTGACACCTATTTCGCAGTCCGAAATCGGTTCGGTGCAGGCCTCCAGCCTGTTCCTGGTGAGCAGGCTGAACTGCTCGATCACCACCAGCGACGGGCAGACGCTGTCGTCGAATCAGAGCAATTCCGCACAGACGGCCTGCTGA
- a CDS encoding cytochrome c oxidase subunit 4 has translation MHIEARIFEILAGFFVVSTIAYVVLTDMFATGGIEWVGVVALALSGGLLLIIGTFFRFVARRLDTRPEDYDEAEIVDGAGELGFYAPHSWWPILIALSASVTAVGGALWMPWLLITGIVFVLGSVGGLVTEYHVGPEKH, from the coding sequence ATGCATATCGAAGCCCGGATCTTTGAGATCCTCGCCGGATTCTTCGTCGTCTCCACCATCGCCTACGTCGTGCTGACCGACATGTTCGCCACCGGCGGCATCGAGTGGGTCGGTGTGGTGGCCCTGGCGCTGTCCGGCGGCCTGTTGCTGATCATCGGCACCTTCTTCCGGTTCGTCGCGCGACGGCTGGACACCCGGCCCGAGGACTATGACGAGGCCGAGATCGTCGACGGCGCAGGCGAGCTGGGCTTCTACGCCCCGCACAGCTGGTGGCCCATCCTGATCGCGCTGTCCGCCTCGGTCACCGCCGTCGGCGGCGCGCTGTGGATGCCGTGGCTGCTGATCACCGGCATCGTCTTCGTGCTGGGCTCGGTCGGCGGCCTGGTCACCGAGTACCACGTGGGACCCGAGAAGCACTGA
- the ctaC gene encoding aa3-type cytochrome oxidase subunit II — MRLELHTGGATVRDRGQGFSGRRSRRLRPIVLTGMLGILAVGLSGCTWQDAAGLGWPKGVTDQAHANYNFWLGVVITSAVVGLIVIVLMFWTTAFHRHKPGDTELPRQFGYNMPLELVLTVIPFVIISVLFYFTVIVQDKMTELTDDPEVVVDVTAFQWNWKFGYQSVDYADGSFTYDGADPERKAAMVSKPEGQDEHGKERRGALHGNNSEDRSFLNFDRIETLGTSSEIPVLVIPANKRVEFVLNASDVVHSFWVPEFLFKRDVMPHPKANNQVNRFQITGMGEGPVVGRCAEMCGTYHSMMNFEVLAVSPDEFKTYIGKREQGLSNADALVAIGKSPVSTVTHPFDSRRGELAPEPKS; from the coding sequence ATGCGACTGGAATTGCACACAGGAGGCGCCACCGTGAGAGACCGCGGGCAAGGCTTTTCCGGACGCCGCTCACGCCGGCTCCGGCCAATCGTTCTGACCGGCATGCTGGGGATTCTGGCGGTCGGGTTGAGCGGCTGCACCTGGCAGGACGCCGCGGGGCTCGGCTGGCCCAAGGGCGTGACCGACCAGGCGCACGCGAACTACAACTTCTGGCTCGGCGTCGTCATCACGTCGGCCGTCGTCGGTCTGATCGTGATCGTGCTGATGTTCTGGACCACGGCGTTCCACCGGCACAAGCCGGGCGACACCGAGCTGCCCCGGCAGTTCGGCTACAACATGCCGCTGGAGCTGGTCCTGACGGTCATCCCGTTCGTGATCATCTCGGTGCTCTTCTACTTCACCGTCATCGTGCAGGACAAGATGACGGAGCTGACCGACGATCCCGAGGTCGTCGTCGACGTCACCGCGTTCCAGTGGAACTGGAAGTTCGGCTACCAGAGCGTCGACTACGCCGACGGCAGCTTCACCTACGACGGCGCCGACCCGGAGCGCAAGGCCGCCATGGTGTCCAAGCCCGAGGGGCAGGATGAGCACGGCAAGGAGCGCCGCGGCGCCCTGCACGGCAACAACTCCGAGGACCGCAGCTTCCTGAACTTCGACCGGATCGAGACCCTGGGCACCAGCTCGGAGATCCCGGTGCTGGTCATCCCGGCCAACAAGCGGGTCGAGTTCGTGCTGAACGCCTCCGACGTCGTGCACTCGTTCTGGGTGCCGGAGTTCCTGTTCAAGCGCGACGTGATGCCGCATCCGAAGGCCAACAACCAGGTCAACCGCTTCCAGATCACCGGCATGGGCGAGGGCCCGGTGGTGGGCCGCTGCGCGGAGATGTGCGGCACCTACCACTCGATGATGAACTTCGAGGTTCTCGCGGTCAGCCCGGACGAATTCAAGACCTACATCGGCAAGCGTGAGCAGGGCCTGTCCAACGCCGACGCGCTGGTCGCCATCGGCAAGTCGCCGGTTTCGACGGTGACCCATCCGTTCGACAGCCGGCGCGGCGAGCTGGCGCCGGAGCCCAAGAGCTAG
- the asnB gene encoding asparagine synthase (glutamine-hydrolyzing), giving the protein MCGLLALVCAPETPVTDDLIDAVAGASHLMRHRGPDEPGTWSDGRAVLGFNRLSIIDIAHSHQPLRWGPPESPDRYTLVFNGEIYNYLELRALLARDHDVTFATEGDGETIVAGYHHWGPDVLTRLRGMFAFTIWDTVTGELFCARDPFGIKPLFVATGPGGTVLGSEKKCLMALADRLGIDTDIDVRAVQHYTVLQYVPEPETLNVGVRRLESGSYARIRPGGRPEITRYFRPRFSAVPFRPDDEQARYDEITAVLEDSVAKHMRADVTVGAFLSGGIDSTAIAALAIRHNPRLITFTTGFEREGFSEIDVAVATAEAIGARHITKVVSPAEFVEALPEIVWYLDEPVADPALVPLFFVAREARKHVKVVLSGEGADELFGGYTIYREPLSLKAFDYLPPKVRRSVGKMSKPLPEGMRGKSLLHRGSLTLEERYYGNARSFSDDQLRTVLPHFRPDWTHVDVTAPIYAESAGWDPVARMQHLDLFTWLRGDILVKADKMTMANSLELRVPFLDSEVFAVASRLPLEQKITRTTTKYALRRALEPVVPPHVLHRAKLGFPVPIRHWLRAGELLDWANHMINTSQAGHLIDLAGVRRMLDEHRTGEIDHSRRLWTVLIFMLWHAIFVEGTVVPTISEPSYPVQL; this is encoded by the coding sequence ATGTGCGGTCTGCTTGCCCTGGTATGTGCCCCGGAGACGCCGGTCACCGATGATTTGATCGACGCCGTCGCCGGCGCGTCGCACTTGATGCGGCACCGCGGGCCCGACGAGCCCGGCACCTGGTCGGACGGCCGCGCCGTGCTCGGCTTCAACCGGCTGTCGATCATCGACATCGCGCACTCCCACCAGCCGTTGCGCTGGGGGCCGCCGGAGTCCCCGGACCGCTACACGCTGGTTTTCAACGGCGAGATCTACAACTACCTGGAGCTGCGCGCGCTGCTCGCCCGCGACCACGATGTGACGTTTGCCACCGAGGGCGACGGCGAAACGATCGTGGCCGGCTACCACCACTGGGGCCCCGACGTACTCACCCGGCTGCGCGGCATGTTCGCCTTCACGATCTGGGACACCGTCACCGGCGAGCTGTTCTGCGCCCGCGACCCGTTCGGCATCAAGCCGCTGTTCGTGGCGACCGGCCCGGGCGGCACCGTGCTGGGCAGCGAGAAGAAGTGCCTGATGGCGCTGGCGGATCGGCTCGGCATCGACACCGACATCGACGTGCGCGCCGTGCAGCACTACACCGTGCTGCAGTACGTGCCCGAGCCGGAAACCCTCAACGTCGGGGTGCGCCGGCTGGAGTCGGGCAGCTATGCCCGGATCCGGCCCGGCGGCCGCCCCGAAATCACCCGGTACTTCCGGCCGCGGTTCTCCGCGGTGCCGTTCCGCCCGGACGACGAGCAGGCCCGCTACGACGAGATCACCGCGGTGCTGGAGGACTCGGTCGCCAAGCACATGCGGGCCGACGTGACCGTCGGCGCGTTCCTGTCCGGCGGCATCGACTCGACCGCGATCGCAGCGCTGGCAATCCGGCACAACCCGCGGCTGATCACCTTCACCACAGGGTTCGAGCGGGAGGGCTTCTCCGAGATCGACGTGGCGGTGGCGACCGCCGAGGCGATCGGCGCCCGTCACATCACCAAGGTGGTCTCCCCCGCCGAGTTCGTCGAGGCCCTGCCGGAGATCGTCTGGTACCTCGACGAGCCGGTCGCCGACCCGGCCCTGGTGCCGCTGTTCTTCGTCGCCCGCGAGGCCCGCAAGCACGTCAAGGTGGTGCTCTCCGGGGAGGGCGCCGACGAGCTGTTCGGCGGCTACACCATCTACCGCGAGCCGCTGTCACTGAAGGCGTTCGACTATCTGCCGCCGAAGGTGCGCCGGTCCGTCGGCAAGATGTCCAAGCCGCTGCCGGAGGGGATGCGCGGCAAGAGCCTGCTGCACCGCGGCTCGCTCACCCTGGAGGAGCGCTACTACGGCAACGCGCGCAGCTTCTCCGATGACCAGTTGCGCACGGTGCTGCCGCACTTCCGCCCGGACTGGACCCACGTCGATGTCACCGCCCCCATTTATGCGGAGTCGGCGGGCTGGGACCCGGTGGCCCGGATGCAGCACCTGGACCTGTTCACCTGGCTGCGCGGCGACATTCTTGTCAAGGCCGACAAGATGACGATGGCCAACTCGCTGGAGCTGCGGGTCCCGTTCCTGGACTCCGAGGTGTTCGCGGTGGCCTCCCGGCTGCCGTTGGAGCAGAAGATCACCCGGACCACCACCAAGTACGCGCTGCGCCGCGCGCTGGAACCGGTGGTCCCGCCGCACGTGCTGCATCGGGCCAAGCTGGGCTTCCCGGTGCCGATCCGGCACTGGCTGCGGGCCGGCGAGCTGCTGGACTGGGCCAATCACATGATCAACACCTCACAGGCCGGGCACCTGATCGACCTGGCCGGGGTGCGCCGGATGCTCGACGAGCACCGCACCGGCGAGATCGATCACAGCCGCCGGTTGTGGACCGTGCTGATCTTCATGCTGTGGCACGCGATCTTTGTCGAGGGCACCGTGGTGCCCACCATCTCCGAGCCCAGCTACCCGGTCCAGCTGTAA
- a CDS encoding carbohydrate kinase family protein, translating into MSIAVTGSIATDHLMRFPGRFAEQLLAEHLQKVSLSFLVDDLIVHRGGVAGNMAYAIGVLGGNATLVGAAGVDFADYRAWLEAAGVDCDHVRISEVAHTARFVCTTDEDMAQIASFYPGAMSEARDISLATLVEHSGTPELVIIGANDPEAMFRHTEECRTLGLRFAADPSQQLARLSGAEIRQLIDGAEMLFTNDYEWDLLLSKSGWTEAEVMAQIGLRITTLGEKGVDIVEPDGTTLHVDVVPETAKVDPTGVGDAFRAGFLTGRSAGLSLEHSAQLGSLVAVLVLETTGTQEWAWNKEAGIERVRGAYGPAAASAIAAALL; encoded by the coding sequence GTGAGCATCGCCGTCACCGGTTCCATCGCCACCGACCACCTGATGCGCTTTCCCGGCCGGTTCGCCGAACAGTTGCTCGCCGAGCACCTGCAGAAGGTTTCGCTGAGCTTCCTGGTCGATGACCTGATCGTGCACCGCGGCGGGGTGGCCGGGAACATGGCGTATGCGATCGGCGTGCTCGGCGGAAACGCGACCCTGGTCGGCGCCGCCGGCGTCGACTTCGCCGACTACCGGGCCTGGCTGGAGGCCGCGGGCGTGGACTGCGACCACGTGCGGATCTCCGAGGTCGCCCACACCGCCCGTTTCGTCTGCACCACCGATGAGGACATGGCACAGATCGCGTCGTTCTATCCGGGTGCGATGTCGGAGGCCCGCGACATCTCGCTGGCCACGCTGGTCGAGCACAGCGGCACCCCGGAGCTGGTCATCATCGGCGCCAACGACCCGGAGGCGATGTTCCGCCACACCGAGGAGTGCCGCACGCTGGGTCTGCGCTTCGCCGCTGACCCCTCCCAGCAGCTCGCGCGGCTGTCCGGTGCGGAGATCCGGCAGCTGATCGACGGCGCGGAGATGCTGTTCACCAACGACTACGAGTGGGACCTGCTGCTGAGCAAGTCCGGCTGGACCGAGGCCGAGGTGATGGCGCAGATCGGCCTGCGGATCACCACCCTGGGTGAAAAGGGCGTCGACATCGTCGAACCCGACGGCACCACGCTGCACGTCGACGTCGTGCCGGAGACCGCCAAGGTGGACCCCACCGGCGTCGGGGACGCGTTCCGGGCCGGCTTCCTCACCGGGCGCAGTGCCGGCCTGAGCCTGGAGCACAGCGCGCAGCTGGGTTCACTGGTCGCGGTGCTGGTGCTGGAGACCACCGGCACCCAGGAATGGGCGTGGAACAAGGAAGCCGGGATCGAACGGGTCCGCGGCGCCTACGGCCCCGCCGCGGCAAGTGCCATCGCGGCCGCCCTGCTGTAG
- a CDS encoding Rv0361 family membrane protein, with product MTDAHPPSPEPGVEPTPAGEPQAGQDAATGAGQDTGQHAAADASNNAADAALTPEPAEQAPQPQEPAQAAPAEPAVESGPATDPHLAIPAAVANSGAIPVPGAPLPYPQTPDDPRTGPQALSGPHALSGPQALSGPLSYPSAPAPAQPYFPPPAAPGYPGFPPGPGAPPPPMPYPGSPEYRQMYGSNPAPAYPGMLPPAVPYPPRPPRWKSWGLPAAVLLAVAAMLIAVVVAVRGDSTVDPAQGITEASATQAIQTFLNALADQDLDEIARNSLCGLYDQVTDLRGELAVSKLAAQAYDKQFSKTEVTSIDKMVFVSPSNAQVLFTMRTTPGSAVRGTGTAERQAIVQLQESDGQILVCSYVMRGGSF from the coding sequence ATGACTGATGCGCACCCGCCGTCACCGGAACCCGGGGTGGAGCCGACGCCCGCCGGGGAGCCGCAGGCCGGGCAGGACGCAGCGACCGGCGCCGGGCAGGACACCGGGCAACACGCCGCGGCCGACGCCTCAAACAACGCCGCCGACGCCGCGCTGACCCCCGAGCCGGCCGAGCAGGCACCGCAGCCGCAGGAACCCGCGCAGGCAGCCCCCGCCGAGCCGGCCGTGGAGTCCGGGCCGGCGACCGATCCGCACCTGGCCATCCCGGCCGCGGTCGCCAATTCGGGCGCGATCCCCGTTCCGGGCGCGCCGCTGCCGTATCCGCAGACCCCGGACGACCCGCGCACCGGGCCGCAAGCGCTGTCCGGCCCGCACGCCCTGTCCGGGCCGCAGGCGCTGTCGGGTCCGCTGTCCTACCCGAGCGCCCCGGCGCCGGCCCAGCCGTACTTCCCGCCGCCGGCGGCCCCCGGCTACCCCGGTTTCCCTCCGGGTCCCGGTGCGCCCCCGCCGCCGATGCCGTACCCGGGCTCACCGGAGTACCGCCAGATGTACGGGTCCAACCCGGCACCGGCGTATCCGGGGATGCTGCCACCGGCCGTGCCCTATCCGCCCCGCCCGCCGCGGTGGAAGTCCTGGGGGCTGCCCGCAGCGGTGCTGCTCGCGGTGGCCGCGATGCTGATCGCCGTCGTCGTCGCGGTGCGCGGCGACTCCACCGTCGACCCCGCCCAGGGCATCACCGAGGCCTCGGCCACCCAGGCCATCCAGACCTTCCTCAACGCCCTGGCCGACCAGGACCTCGACGAGATCGCCCGCAATTCGCTGTGCGGGCTCTATGACCAGGTCACCGATCTGCGCGGCGAGCTCGCGGTGTCCAAGCTGGCCGCCCAGGCCTACGACAAGCAGTTCTCCAAGACCGAGGTCACCTCGATCGACAAGATGGTGTTCGTCTCCCCCAGCAACGCCCAAGTGCTGTTCACCATGCGGACCACGCCGGGTTCGGCGGTCCGCGGCACCGGCACCGCCGAGCGTCAGGCCATCGTTCAGCTGCAGGAGTCCGACGGCCAGATCCTGGTCTGCTCGTATGTGATGCGCGGCGGATCGTTCTGA
- a CDS encoding HesB/IscA family protein produces MTLQDDSAVQTDAAQTDTATEAHGVTLSEAAAAKAKSLLDQEGRDDLALRIAVQPGGCAGLRYNLFFDDRSLDGDLVVDFAGVKLTVDRMSAPYVQGATIDFVDSIEKQGFTIDNPNATGSCACGDSFN; encoded by the coding sequence ATGACCCTGCAGGACGACTCGGCAGTGCAGACCGACGCCGCGCAGACCGACACCGCGACCGAGGCGCACGGCGTGACCCTGAGCGAAGCGGCGGCGGCCAAGGCCAAGTCGCTGCTCGATCAGGAGGGCCGTGACGATCTGGCCCTGCGCATCGCGGTGCAGCCCGGCGGCTGCGCCGGCCTGCGCTACAACCTGTTCTTCGACGACCGTAGCCTCGACGGTGACCTCGTCGTCGACTTCGCCGGCGTGAAGCTGACCGTCGACCGGATGAGCGCGCCGTACGTGCAGGGCGCCACCATCGACTTCGTCGACTCCATCGAGAAGCAGGGCTTCACCATCGACAACCCGAACGCCACCGGCTCCTGCGCCTGCGGCGATTCGTTCAACTGA
- a CDS encoding glycerate kinase: MTGLRVLIAPDCFGDTLTAAQAARAIAAGWRAARPDDRLILAPQSDGGPGFLEVFAAGSGTLRRTPVRGPLADLRTAAWVYDADSRTGYIESAQACGLAALDGPPTPQTALAAHSGGVGELIGAALAAGARRIVVGLGGSCCTDGGRAMIDALGGPVAAAAALTGVELIAATDVEHRLLGPMGAAAVFGPQKGADPATVALLERRLRDWSAVLDRLAGTPVSEQAGSGAAGGLGAALLALGARRESGAAVIAEHTGLHENLAAADLIITGEGRLDDQSLHGKVIGTLGGAARARHVPLIALVGQLELDDAALAAAGIAAAAALADYAGSTELAIADAAGQLQGLAARTAADLGHLEDRE, from the coding sequence ATGACGGGCCTGCGGGTGCTGATCGCGCCGGACTGCTTCGGTGACACGCTCACCGCGGCGCAGGCCGCCCGGGCGATCGCCGCCGGCTGGCGGGCGGCGCGCCCCGACGATCGGCTGATCCTCGCCCCGCAGTCCGACGGCGGCCCGGGGTTCCTGGAGGTGTTCGCCGCTGGGTCCGGCACGCTGCGGCGGACGCCGGTGCGCGGCCCGCTGGCGGACCTGCGCACCGCGGCCTGGGTCTACGACGCGGACAGCCGCACCGGCTACATCGAGTCCGCGCAGGCCTGCGGGCTGGCCGCGCTGGACGGGCCGCCGACGCCGCAGACCGCGCTGGCCGCACACAGCGGCGGGGTCGGTGAGCTGATCGGCGCCGCGCTGGCCGCCGGCGCGCGGCGGATCGTGGTCGGGCTGGGCGGCAGCTGCTGCACCGACGGCGGGCGGGCCATGATCGACGCGCTGGGCGGGCCGGTGGCCGCGGCCGCGGCGCTGACCGGGGTGGAGCTGATCGCGGCCACCGACGTCGAGCATCGGCTGCTCGGCCCGATGGGCGCCGCGGCGGTGTTCGGCCCGCAGAAGGGCGCCGACCCGGCCACCGTGGCGCTGCTGGAACGACGGCTGCGGGACTGGTCGGCCGTACTGGACCGGCTGGCCGGCACCCCGGTGTCCGAGCAGGCCGGGTCCGGGGCCGCCGGCGGGCTGGGCGCGGCGCTGCTGGCACTGGGGGCGCGCCGGGAATCCGGGGCGGCGGTCATCGCTGAACACACCGGCCTGCACGAGAACCTGGCCGCCGCCGACTTGATCATCACCGGCGAGGGCCGCCTGGACGACCAGTCGTTGCACGGCAAGGTGATCGGCACCCTCGGCGGTGCGGCCCGGGCCCGCCACGTGCCGCTGATCGCGCTGGTAGGCCAGCTGGAGCTCGACGACGCCGCGCTGGCCGCCGCGGGCATCGCCGCGGCCGCGGCGCTGGCCGACTACGCCGGGTCGACGGAGCTGGCGATCGCGGATGCGGCCGGTCAACTGCAGGGCCTGGCCGCGCGCACGGCGGCGGACCTCGGACACCTCGAAGATCGGGAATAA
- a CDS encoding DUF3043 domain-containing protein, protein MSLLGRKKTPADDATDVASTAAELTGAEDVRSTGATPPKGRPTPKRDQGRRGPVAPAPQSMSEARARRKALRGPKLSKEDRKAARLERRARMDDRRARMMEGDEAYLLDRDKGPVRRYVRDIVDSRRFSLLGLFMYAALAMLVVMFAMPQRFATMGSTPMLMLMLLMLIDAIMLGRQVANRVDEKFPDNAEGKFRLGLYAAGRASQLRRMRAPKPMVNRGDIID, encoded by the coding sequence GTGAGCTTGTTGGGCCGTAAGAAGACACCCGCCGACGACGCGACCGATGTCGCCTCGACCGCCGCCGAGTTGACCGGCGCCGAGGACGTCCGTTCGACCGGCGCCACCCCGCCGAAGGGCCGGCCCACCCCCAAGCGCGATCAGGGCCGCCGCGGCCCCGTCGCGCCGGCCCCGCAGAGCATGTCCGAGGCCCGGGCCCGGCGGAAGGCACTGCGCGGCCCGAAGCTGTCCAAGGAGGACCGCAAGGCCGCCCGGCTGGAGCGGCGCGCCCGGATGGATGACCGGCGGGCCCGGATGATGGAGGGCGACGAAGCCTACCTGCTGGACCGGGACAAGGGCCCGGTGCGCCGCTACGTCCGCGACATCGTCGACTCCCGCCGGTTCAGCCTGCTCGGACTGTTCATGTACGCCGCGCTGGCGATGCTGGTGGTGATGTTCGCGATGCCGCAGCGGTTCGCCACCATGGGCTCCACCCCGATGCTGATGTTGATGCTGCTGATGCTGATCGACGCGATCATGCTGGGCCGCCAGGTCGCCAACCGGGTCGACGAGAAGTTCCCCGACAACGCCGAGGGGAAGTTCCGGCTCGGCCTGTACGCCGCGGGCCGGGCCTCCCAGCTGCGCCGCATGCGGGCCCCGAAGCCGATGGTCAACCGCGGTGACATCATCGACTGA
- a CDS encoding bifunctional adenosylcobinamide kinase/adenosylcobinamide-phosphate guanylyltransferase — translation MTSSTEAPRLLVLGGIRSGKSAFAERAVTAAASDGPVRYLATGGTGRDDDGWAARVAAHRDRRPAGWQTVESTDVAGVLTAADPLPTLVDDVGGWLTAVYDAGDWAAGTAEPAITALVGAVADYRAPLVLVSPEVGLSLVPASESGRMFADALGEVNQRLAAACDRVVLVVAGVAVPIKGAR, via the coding sequence GTGACATCATCGACTGAGGCCCCCCGACTGCTGGTGCTCGGCGGGATCCGGTCCGGTAAATCGGCGTTCGCCGAGCGGGCGGTCACCGCGGCCGCCTCCGACGGCCCGGTCCGCTACCTGGCCACCGGGGGCACCGGTCGCGACGACGACGGCTGGGCGGCCCGGGTGGCCGCGCACCGGGACCGCCGGCCGGCCGGCTGGCAGACCGTGGAGAGCACCGACGTCGCCGGTGTGCTGACCGCCGCCGATCCGCTGCCCACCCTCGTCGACGACGTCGGCGGCTGGCTGACCGCGGTCTACGACGCCGGCGACTGGGCCGCGGGGACCGCCGAGCCCGCCATCACCGCGCTGGTCGGGGCCGTCGCGGACTACCGGGCGCCGCTGGTGCTGGTCAGCCCGGAGGTGGGGCTGAGCCTGGTGCCCGCCAGCGAATCCGGCCGGATGTTCGCCGACGCGCTGGGCGAGGTGAATCAGCGCCTGGCCGCGGCCTGCGACCGGGTGGTGCTGGTGGTCGCCGGCGTCGCGGTGCCGATCAAGGGAGCACGATGA